TATCATAAATAGTGACCTTACTGCCAGAAAAATCAAACCAAATCGCTCACAGCTTCCAGATGAATTGCTTTTGTTGACATGCAGACAAATATAGCAATGTATCCTTTAAAACACTTTTGTCCTCTGTTTCTGGAGCACTTCATCCATATAGGTCCAGCGTAGTCCACTCCTGTATATAAGAAAGGTTGCATCGCTGTAACCCTCGAATCTGGCAAGTTACCCATTATCTGCTTCGCTGTCTCTTGTTTGTACCGTATACATCTTGGACACGATCGTATACACTTTTTTATCGCTGCTTTCAAGCCAATAATCCAATATTTGCGTTTTGTGGATGTTTCAGTCAATCTGTTTCCTCCATGTAAAGTTGCCAGATGAAACGATCGCACTATTGCGGCTGTCAGATTCGATTTATTCAATACAATTGGATGTTTTTGATTGAAGGacatatttgcattttgcagTCGACCACCAACTCGAAGTATGCCTCTTCTGTCTAAGAAAGGATGTAGTCCCACTATACGGCTGCCTCGATCAATTAAAGATCCTCTTTTTAAAGAtataatttctttagaaaacatAACTTGCTGATGACGTGATAGTATATGTTCTTCAGCTTCTATAAGTTCATGGACAGCTAAACCAccagaaattttgattttattcctTGTCCTCTCAATAAATCGAATGACGTATGCCACTACACGCCGCATTTTAGAAAACCTGGAGTATCTCGTCATTATATCATCCAAAAAATTTACTTCTGTTGTTACCATCGTCGATGCTATCACTGCAGTCCTCTGTGGTAGTTCAGGCCAATGACTTGAAGGCTCCCGCAACCATTCAGGACCATTCCACCATAGCTTATAGTCCATTAGCCGATGTGGTTGAATACCTCTTGATGCAATATCTGCTGGATTTTCCTTTGTGCCAACATATCTCCATGTTGCTGTTGGTACAAGCACATTTATATCCTGCACCTTATTCTTAATGAATTTGTCCTTGCTACGATTATTTTGGATCCACCCCAGTGTGATTGTTGAATCAGTCCATGCAAACACGTTCGTCTCTCTTCCTATGATTTTCTCTGCCCTATTCAACAATCTCGCCAACAGATGTGCACCACACAGCTCCAATTTTGGCAGcgtctttttatttttgattgggTTGACCTTACTTTTGGCAGTTAGTAAAGTCACCCTCATTTCACATTTAATGAATATTACTGCGGAATATGCTTTCTCGGACGCGTCTGAAAAGCCATGAAGCTCGAACTTTGTAGTTGTCGATGTACCCAGCCATCTagggatttttattttatgaagaGAATCCAAATGATTTGCGAATTCTAGCCATTGCGTCAAAATTTCCTCGGGTATCGTCTCATCCCAATCTATATTTAACAGCCACAGCTTCTGAACGATCAATTTTGCTACCACCGTTATTGGTGATAACCATCCCAATGGGTCGAAAATTCTAGCTACCAATGACAGTACTTTTCTCTTTGTCATTTGTGAAGGATGACTAAAGCTGACGTTGAATCGAAAGTGGTCCATATTGGGATCCCACCCAACACCCAAGGTTTTTATGGACCCGTCGTCTTTAATCGATATAACTTCATTGCGTCCTCGATTTTCTACAATTTCCGTAATTTTAGGGTCATTTGAAATCCATtttctcaaatgaaaattaaacttCTGCAGCTGCTGTGCCACTGATTGCAGAATATGTTGACTTCCCTTTACAGTATCAGCTCCAGTCATGAGGTCATCCATATAAAAATCttcttttataatatttttcacCATCTCCTCTTTGCAGTAATCACCTATCATAAATAGTGACCTTACTGCCAGAAACGGCGCCGCTGATGTGCCATATGTTACTGTTGTTAAACGATATTGCTTTATTGGTTCCGCTCTGTTCTCTCTCCAAAGTATGTAttgatattcttgatcttctggcCTCACTACAATCTGCCGATACATCTTTTCCACGTCTCCTGTCAATACATACTTCCATAAACGCCATTTCAACATTATATCAAATATATCGCGTTGAAGTTTAGGTCCAGTGTGCATTATGTCATTCAAACTTCTTTGATTCGATGTTTTCGCTGATGCATCAAACACCACTCGCACTTTCGTTGTTCGGCTATCTTCTCTGATCACTGCTTGATGCGGTAAGTAATATTTTCCTTTCATCTCCATCGGTACTTGCACCATATGACCCAGTTCCCAATACTCTCGCATGAAGGTTATATATTCAGCTTTTAGTGATGGATATTTCTCCAACTTCTTTTCACCATTCAAAAACCTGGCCATTGCTTGCGGTTTGGATTCGCCTAGTTCCATATCAGCCTTAAAAGGTAATGACACCATCATCTCGAATAACGgtcgatttttcaaaattctgcaTGCACCACTGGTCATCATTTGTACACTGATCTTCTGCTTCCACTTCCTCTACTTCCCAAAAACGTTCAAGGTTCGTCGCAGCCACCTGCACTTTTTCCACTTTGCTTATTCCATTGGATAGAGCTCCAGATACTATCCAACCAAGTTTCGTTTGTTGTGAGAACGGACCGTTTACTCTCTTCTGCCCTTTTTCCATTATGTCGGCGTAAATGTCTCCACCGATTATTAGATCAATGCGATCGGATTTATTGAAGAATGGATCAGCCAACATACAGTTTCGCCATTGCTTCATATCTATGTCGAAGGATTTACCTGGCTGCTGGCTCATTATCGTAGGTAGTACCATCGCCTGTGAATTGAATACATGTTTGCTAAGAAATCTTGGCTTTATAACTAAGTCCACTTTGTACTTCGACACACCAACCAAAGTACCACCCAAGCCGTGTATTTccgttttttcttttatccttggcAATCCCAAAATCTGCGAAGCTTCTTCCGAAATTGATGTTATCTGTGACCCTTGATCTATCATTGCCCGTAGCAACTCAAATTCTCCCGTCGCTGCCCGTACTTTTACCAATGCTGTTGCCAATaaaacttgttgttgttttctctcAATTACCATAGATGATGTGGGATTAACTTGCTGATTAACGCTTCTTTGGTCACGATTGTGAAGATAATGATGGTGATTACCTCCACA
The genomic region above belongs to Stomoxys calcitrans chromosome 5, idStoCalc2.1, whole genome shotgun sequence and contains:
- the LOC131997894 gene encoding uncharacterized protein LOC131997894 gives rise to the protein MELGESKPQAMARFLNGEKKLEKYPSLKAEYITFMREYWELGHMVQVPMEMKGKYYLPHQAVIREDSRTTKVRVVFDASAKTSNQRSLNDIMHTGPKLQRDIFDIMLKWRLWKYVLTGDVEKMYRQIVVRPEDQEYQYILWRENRAEPIKQYRLTTVTYGTSAAPFLAVRSLFMIGDYCKEEMVKNIIKEDFYMDDLMTGADTVKGSQHILQSVAQQLQKFNFHLRKWISNDPKITEIVENRGRNEVISIKDDGSIKTLGVGWDPNMDHFRFNVSFSHPSQMTKRKVLSLVARIFDPLGWLSPITVVAKLIVQKLWLLNIDWDETIPEEILTQWLEFANHLDSLHKIKIPRWLGTSTTTKFELHGFSDASEKAYSAVIFIKCEMRVTLLTAKSKVNPIKNKKTLPKLELCGAHLLARLLNRAEKIIGRETNVFAWTDSTITLGWIQNNRSKDKFIKNKVQDINVLVPTATWRYVGTKENPADIASRGIQPHRLMDYKLWWNGPEWLREPSSHWPELPQRTAVIASTMVTTEVNFLDDIMTRYSRFSKMRRVVAYVIRFIERTRNKIKISGGLAVHELIEAEEHILSRHQQVMFSKEIISLKRGSLIDRGSRIVGLHPFLDRRGILRVGGRLQNANMSFNQKHPIVLNKSNLTAAIVRSFHLATLHGGNRLTETSTKRKYWIIGLKAAIKKCIRSCPRCIRYKQETAKQIMGNLPDSRVTAMQPFLYTGVDYAGPIWMKCSRNRGQKCFKGYIAIFVCMSTKAIHLEAVSDLV